One window from the genome of Nicotiana tomentosiformis chromosome 5, ASM39032v3, whole genome shotgun sequence encodes:
- the LOC104099037 gene encoding probable UDP-arabinopyranose mutase 5 isoform X2 has product MRTDPPSLLSLAIDSALLHISSFSDLSFLPEHILLDLFLRTLRAGKLNEKILKLFIATGKEEILSLIDAFNIQCVLTPVLPTISVKDDEVDIVIAAIQPDLTSFLEEWRAVFSRFHLIIIKDPDHKEELKIPGGFNYDTYTKADIQRIIGTSNAVTFSGFSCRYFGYLLSKKKYIISIDDDCFPAKDNEGNQVDAISQHINNLSTPATPFFFNTLYDPFRKGADFVRGYPFSLRSGVSCALSCGLCLNLADLDAPTQALKPALRNTRYVDAVLTVPARAMMPLSGINVAFDRELVGPALLPSFRLAKEGKFRWETVEDIWTGMCVKVVCDHMGYGVKTGLPYVWRKERGDAVESLKKEWEGVKLMEEVVPFFQSMRLSPAANTAEDCVVEIAAAVKEQLGRIDPVFTRAADSMVEWVKLWKTVTTQT; this is encoded by the exons ATGAGAACCGACCCGCCTTCCCTTCTTTCTCTCGCTATTGACTCTGCCCTCCTCCATATTTCTTCCTTTTCTGATCTCTCTTTCTTGCCTGAACACATCCTTCTTGACCTTTTCCTG AGGACGTTGAGAGCTGGGAAACTAAACGAAAAGATTTTGAAGCTGTTTATTGCAACTGGGAAAGAAGAAATCCTTTCTCTAATTGACGCATTTAACATCCAATGTGTTCTTACTCCTGTGCTTCCTACTA TCagtgtgaaagatgatgaggtagaTATTGTGATAGCTGCAATTCAACCAGATCTTACTTCATTTCTGGAAGAATGGAGAGCAGTATTCTCCCGATTTCACCTGATAATTATCAAAGATCCTGACCACAAAGAAGAACTTAAAATTCCAGGTGGATTTAATTATGATACCTATACAAAAGCTGATATTCAACGAATTATTGGAACTTCAAATGCTGTAACTTTCTCTGGATTTTCATGCCGATATTTTGGCTATCTCTTGTCGAAGAAGAAATATATCATCTCAATAGATGATGATTGCTTTCCAGCTAAGGATAATGAGGGTAACCAAGTCGACGCCATCTCCCAACACATCAATAACCTTTCGACTCCTGCCACCCCATTTTTCTTTAATACTCTCTACGATCCTTTCCGTAAAGGAGCTGATTTTGTTCGTGGCTATCCATTTAGCTTGCGAAGTGGTGTCTCGTGTGCTCTGTCATGTGGGCTGTGTCTTAATTTAGCAGATCTTGATGCACCCACACAAGCCCTCAAGCCGGCGCTTAGGAACACTCGATACGTTGATGCTGTTCTCACTGTACCAGCTAGGGCAATGATGCCTCTGAGCGGAATCAACGTAGCATTTGATCGTGAGTTGGTGGGACCTGCTTTGCTGCCATCTTTCAGGCTGGCAAAAGAAGGAAAGTTCAGGTGGGAAACTGTGGAGGATATATGGACCGGAATGTGTGTTAAGGTTGTGTGTGATCACATGGGATATGGCGTGAAAACTGGGCTTCCATACGTATGGAGGAAAGAAAGAGGTGATGCTGTAGAGAGTTTGAAGAAAGAGTGGGAGGGGGTGAAGCTGATGGAAGAAGTTGTTCCGTTCTTTCAATCAATGAGATTGAGTCCGGCAGCAAATACAGCAGAAGATTGTGTGGTTGAGATTGCTGCAGCCGTGAAGGAGCAGCTGGGGCGAATAGATCCAGTGTTCACTCGTGCGGCTGATTCCATGGTTGAGTGGGTGA
- the LOC104099037 gene encoding probable UDP-arabinopyranose mutase 5 isoform X1: MSLVSVKDDEVDIVIAAIQPDLTSFLEEWRAVFSRFHLIIIKDPDHKEELKIPGGFNYDTYTKADIQRIIGTSNAVTFSGFSCRYFGYLLSKKKYIISIDDDCFPAKDNEGNQVDAISQHINNLSTPATPFFFNTLYDPFRKGADFVRGYPFSLRSGVSCALSCGLCLNLADLDAPTQALKPALRNTRYVDAVLTVPARAMMPLSGINVAFDRELVGPALLPSFRLAKEGKFRWETVEDIWTGMCVKVVCDHMGYGVKTGLPYVWRKERGDAVESLKKEWEGVKLMEEVVPFFQSMRLSPAANTAEDCVVEIAAAVKEQLGRIDPVFTRAADSMVEWVKLWKTVTTQT, from the coding sequence ATGTCTCTAGTCagtgtgaaagatgatgaggtagaTATTGTGATAGCTGCAATTCAACCAGATCTTACTTCATTTCTGGAAGAATGGAGAGCAGTATTCTCCCGATTTCACCTGATAATTATCAAAGATCCTGACCACAAAGAAGAACTTAAAATTCCAGGTGGATTTAATTATGATACCTATACAAAAGCTGATATTCAACGAATTATTGGAACTTCAAATGCTGTAACTTTCTCTGGATTTTCATGCCGATATTTTGGCTATCTCTTGTCGAAGAAGAAATATATCATCTCAATAGATGATGATTGCTTTCCAGCTAAGGATAATGAGGGTAACCAAGTCGACGCCATCTCCCAACACATCAATAACCTTTCGACTCCTGCCACCCCATTTTTCTTTAATACTCTCTACGATCCTTTCCGTAAAGGAGCTGATTTTGTTCGTGGCTATCCATTTAGCTTGCGAAGTGGTGTCTCGTGTGCTCTGTCATGTGGGCTGTGTCTTAATTTAGCAGATCTTGATGCACCCACACAAGCCCTCAAGCCGGCGCTTAGGAACACTCGATACGTTGATGCTGTTCTCACTGTACCAGCTAGGGCAATGATGCCTCTGAGCGGAATCAACGTAGCATTTGATCGTGAGTTGGTGGGACCTGCTTTGCTGCCATCTTTCAGGCTGGCAAAAGAAGGAAAGTTCAGGTGGGAAACTGTGGAGGATATATGGACCGGAATGTGTGTTAAGGTTGTGTGTGATCACATGGGATATGGCGTGAAAACTGGGCTTCCATACGTATGGAGGAAAGAAAGAGGTGATGCTGTAGAGAGTTTGAAGAAAGAGTGGGAGGGGGTGAAGCTGATGGAAGAAGTTGTTCCGTTCTTTCAATCAATGAGATTGAGTCCGGCAGCAAATACAGCAGAAGATTGTGTGGTTGAGATTGCTGCAGCCGTGAAGGAGCAGCTGGGGCGAATAGATCCAGTGTTCACTCGTGCGGCTGATTCCATGGTTGAGTGGGTGA